The Vespa velutina chromosome 2, iVesVel2.1, whole genome shotgun sequence sequence aattaatactgtatgttaatttatttattttaaactaatttaaattaattatctctgATGTGAAGCatgctattatatttttaaaaaaaggagtaagaatgaagataaatatatatttttatatctatcttatggaattgttataaaaatgatatatatcaaGTGAAAGATATTGCTTTTATAGAGGCTgtgtaaagatattaaaaaaaaataattaaaattaaatagttCTTTCAACAAGGGTACTGttagattttataaatgacttgaataatttttatcccctttattaattgtacccaaaaataaatatttaacgacagtattttattatttatttaattatttacttgaaTATTCCATGTTTTCTTACATATTTaacaattcaaataaattgacatgaaatttatacataaaaaggTATACTGAAATATATGtcatatttattgaaaaatctaAGTAACATTACTAAATATCTTCAAATCAAAagttttgttaaaaaagatcTATTGATGTgcaatatacataattattttgtgTATACTATTTTGTGATATATCATCTTAAAGACTTTCAAAAacctaatatttattttggttTTGTAACtcattataatatgtatatataccagaaataaatattaatacgtaaCTCAATATGAAGTGCAAAATACATTCCAATGTTATTTATCTTTTGGCAGTTACAGTCCTTTAGCtagaatagtaataataataattaatattacaaataatatcgatcaacAGATTTTATGCCGTTACTTTGCATTACCGCTGTTTGCTCTTATAATGCAGTATGAATTTGAAATTAGTAtgcatttgaatttttcttatgatttaaaaatagttaagtaatatgttttattattgtaatgatGATAAATTCTTGCAAgtagaataataaatctttggTTATACAGTTCGAGAACACAAATAGCTCATATAGAATGCTGTTAAGAGCACCATGGCATGTATGCGTGTaagatgtatttttttctacatgCAATTAAATAGAACCTTCAATTTCTATTCAACCAAGAAATTGCTTTCAATATGAAATATGCTAAAGTTAGtgtatacaaaattttatctctttgttGCCGTTGTAACATTTCCAATTCAATCGCCATGACTCGACGATTTAATTTTCCCACTTGACGGCGTAAGTGTTGTACTTCTTCATTAGGTGGAAGAGATACATCTACTGAACTGTAGGATGGTGTTTGTTCTCTGAAATATAtagtaaagatatatatacattgtggaacataaaaatataattctatataggcattcacttgttttttttaatttttagtcatatcttcaatttatttatataaaaattgtgtaTACCTTCCACGCCTAACAATCTGTGTTTCTGTATTAAATTGGGGATGTATCCTAGATGAGTCTTTAACTTCAGTAGCAAGTAATGTTGGATCTTCTTCATCAACCGTAGGAAAATAATGATCATCCAGCGTTAAGATTCTTGGTGGTGtcttaaatgaataaagaaatacggatatataatttatattaattattaatttttgccTTTCAtcatagaaatttcttttatatacctGAACTCTAATAATATTTGGCTCAGATGGCATTACAGCATTTTCTAGAGTAATTTCTCTTGGCGGAGCTTTTGTACCAATATGTTGCTCCTGACctgtttaaataatagaaatgaatataaagtaatataattaagtaaaaaaaatatatggaaGTAGTACTTACCTACAACAAGAATCCTATCAGGTACATGCATTTCAAGCTTCTCATTTGAGTTTGCTTGATTCCAAGCAGAACCATTCATTGTTGAAATATCTTCATCTGTATAATCACCACTTACTCTAATACTTTTAGGAactctcattctcttattAACGTCCAAAGTAAAATTGGGATCATAAAAATTGTCAGCTTCTCCATTAAAACGAGCAGGTATATGAGTTTTTGACATTGTCACTGAAAAATAACTACATACAATCATAtacaatttcataatatataatatttaattaagaaaaacatCATCACTTGTATTTATTctgatgatataaataaataaaatcttataataataataaaataaaagaaagcttttttatataaatctaatattttaattaatttccatgCTTAtgtaaataaggaaaagaaatgataagtAGTTTTAAGTACATATAAGGAAGTACAAAGCACAAAGCACAATggtgtatttttaaatatgtcaTCTAATATTTgcgtcatttttattttattaaaataatattttttaaagttaatATCAACTTACACAATGTGATACATCGCATAGAGACATGAATATTAAAGGTTAAACACTTGCTTTATATGttaagtatattttttcaatacgtaaatatataacgaACGACATAACCTTTGATATGATAATCGACAAATTACTTGCGATTCGTATAACAATAAAGGACAaagatacaaatttattttcgttcacATCGACAGGGAAAACTAGTAGGAAATGTAATAAATCATAGTTGAATCGTAgtcaaattaatatacataatgtgtaagtatcaaatataaaagttaCCTTCCTCACCCTTCTGgatcgttaaatataaaacgttCAAATGAAGTCAGTTGCAAGtcattttcgataatattcatTTGCGATTTATCGAAATCGATGTGTATAATCGTTGGACATACCGCGAAAAGTGCGTATTCTTAGTTTAATTCTATAATCCGTTTATATGAAACTATACAAAACTTTAATAGGAATTCTGTTATTTTTACGACAGTGTCTAATTTTCCTGAATTAATAGATTAAtagttcaattaaaattaaatacttaaattatttaataaatttgtcgaaataagtgaaaattattataaagtaaattgacgaataaactattatatgtatttttattttgaatagattctccaagtttttatttcatgatatttataattacatattctGTATAGATATCTTGTGTATATGTTTAATGCaataacaagaaaattttaaaaacaactatgattggaaaataaataaatgtataaatttttccaAGAACAGAATTATgcaattatcatttttcaaagatatttttgaagtaactggaaaataaaatatttttggtataatggaaaaacaagaaaaaatatcgaaatctAAAAAAGATACTTTGGTTATAGATCTAACAACTGATGATGATAAACATATACAAGCATCAACGAACCCTTGCATTTCacaaaccaaaaaaagaaaaatttataaaaataaacgatgtCTAAAggaaatcaaatataaacgtaaatataCTACGCTTCAAGATGTAATAAAGAAAGTTACAATAAAAACCACTTCTAAGCCCATTTCTGAAATTATTCCAAACGCGAATAATAGTGTTATAATTATAGACTCAAGCACTGATAATATTGATGTAGAAGATCCAGTGCCTAGAACGTCAGTAGAAGAAAATGCTAAGAAAGAGATAACTTCTGTGATTCCAGCTATAAATTTGTATGTCAAAAATACTACTCTTTTACATTCTAAACATAAtacagataaaaaagaaattagttcTATAACTCAAACTATAAATTTGCATGGTGAAGATATTACTGTATTACattctaaatataatacagataagaaagaaatagctCCTAAAACTCCaactataaataattctgaagaaaaagaaataaattctgtAACTGAAACTATAAATTTGCATAGTGAAGATATTACTGTATTACATTCTAAATGCAAtacagataaaaaagaaaaaattccaactatatataattctgaagaaaaagaaataagttcTGTAAATCAAACAATAAATTTGGATGTTAAAGATATTGATGTATTACATTCTTGTTATAAAACAGATTTGTGTACTAGTTTTGAACAGATATCTGATAATATTATAGACGTTTTAAGTGAAGATTTCAGTCAATATTTCAAAGACGTAagtatgtttttatattgtgctgtatataaaatgataatacataaaattataactaTTTTTAGCCATTTGACATATCTTTTAAAGAATCaagtaaaaaaattgagaaaagatTATCGAATACTAAAAGTATaaaggatttaaaaaataaatgtcagccaatattgaaaaattctaaaatgtTAAGGAAAGATTTTGTATCTTCCAGTCAATTGAATGTTAATAAGCTAGAAGTACAAATAGATGAAATTAAAGTCACTTCGAACGATATAGATATTTCTCTTGTAATTACTAAAAATTCAAATGGAGAAGCAGTTAGCCGTTTTTATTGGTGGGATGCATATGaggatatatataaacaacagggaattgtttatttatttggaaAAGTTTACATTGATTCCATTAAAACATGCTATTCTTGTTGTctgtcaataaaaaatttaccaaggagaatatatcttttaccaacaaaatatgtatgtaaaatgataaaattctattataaatcaattattaaatataatatattttcatttatatattatagtttagAGATTCATTTGATGACAATCCAAGATCAACTACTATGGAAGATGTATATAATGAATTCAATGAACTTGCAAATAAATTAggtataaaagaatttcaaagtCGACGGGTTTGGAAAAAGTATGTTTTCAAAGAAGATGTACAAGATTATACAGAATATTTGGAAATTCTATATCCAGCAATATATCCAGCTATAGATTCAAATTATACTGGTCTTGctatagataaaattttagaaaCTACTATATCGCCTCTACAATTATTACTTCtggaaagaaatatcaaaggGCCATGTTGGTTAGAGATCAAATATCCTATAAAAGATCCATCTGACATCATTTGGTGCAAAGTAAAagtatgtttttaatatatatagcatAAAATAACTCACacagaatatttaatatatgcataaatgtaaattatatataattttataattatttatattaatatatattattttttaaatttcagcTGATTTGTACAAATATGAAGAATATTTCTGTTAGTGTTGATTCTCCAAAATTGCCATTGCCAACAATGTTAGTTGctacattaaatatttgtacatGTCCAGATAGAGAAACTAAACAGAATCAAATATTCATGGTTGTTATTCTTTTACAAAATGAATACCAGATTGTCAAAGATGTACCAAACCCACCTTTTAAACAAAGTTTTTGCtgtacgtttatttattaaaatgtacatatatacaatatatgtttattatataatttaactaagaaatgtttttatattttctatcagTGATAACTAATCCAAATGATGCTCTATGTCCAAGTGAAGCAGATCAGCTGTTGtctaatatttcaaatactcATGTAATAAGATGTGAAAATGAAAGTATCTTACTGGAACAATTACttcaaataatagaaaaaactGATCCAGATTTATATGTATGCTATGATTGTAGTTATCAATTTGAATCATTATTACATagaatgtttattttaaatatagaaaattggAGTAaacttggaaaaataaaacattctaCATATCCTGTTACTAgggtaaatattataatttatgtttactagaataaagtagagaaaaaattcatatagtatattcttcatttattttaaataatatttaaatttttagataataattaattaatttcaattaataattaggtagtaatgtaagtaagtatataacattatttttttttagcaaaaAACATTTATAGATCGAGCAATATCTGGCCGTCCTAtatgtgatataaaaattgtagcTAAAGAGTTAAAAGTAAAAAGCGGAAGTTTTGATTTACAATCTCTTTGTACAACAGTAggtatcgaaaatatttttacgcgattataaaaatattgttcaattcaaatttatttgaaattttttattataggtattaaacaagaaaagtaataaatccAAGGAAATAAAACCTgaggattattttttatactacACTACAGAGAAAGGGTTAGAAGATCTAATCAAATTCACATTTGCAGACGCATcagatattttatctataacaCTTCAACTTAATATGATTCCGTTTGCAATAGAACTTACATGTATATctggtaaatataataaattgtatgtatataaacaaatatctatatattaaagatattaaaattataaatgtgatTTTACTTaggtaatattttatcaaagataTTAGCAGGAGGCCAAATGGAAAggaatgaatttcttttattgcaTGCTTTTCAGGCAAACGATTATATATTACCAGATTCttcaaaaataaacaaaaacataGAAAGTGGTGAGTTCATCGATAAAGAATTTGTTCATACTCTAATTATATGTtgtaatcatttaattttatattctaatatgaatataaatcacTGAATACAGAGAtatctggaaaaaaaatatcaactcATGAAGGTGGTTTAGTTCTTACTCCAATAAAAGGATTTTATACTAAATTGATCTTATTAATGGattatatctctttatatcctagtataataatagaatataatctATGCTTCAGTACAATACCTGGAGCAGCATACACTGATTATAAggtaaaatttatgaattcgCTGGTTTTATAATGATATGCGTTAagcatttaaaattatatagtattaaatggctaattaaaataatatttaatatataatttgaattaatatgTACAGGATTTAAAAATCCCAGAATCAAATTCAGAACTTGGAGTTATCCCAAAAGAGATACGTAGACTAATTGAatatagaaaacaaataaaaaaattaataacattgtCAGATATTTCACCTATTCAAAAAATGCAATATAATGCAAAGCAAATAGCCTTAAAGCTTATGGCGAACAGTATATATGGTTGTTTAGGTTCACCACATTCCAGATTTTATGCCAAAGGATTAGCTGCTTTAATTACAtgtttgttaaaataataaattattatttaaacaatgtgTGTTTGAcaaagtgaaaaatatatatatataattcttttttagcAAAAGgtagagaaatattattaaatacaaaacatttaattgaaaatatgaaatatgagATCATTTATGGTGATACTGATTCTATAATGATCAAAACTAATCTTCTTGAGTACAATGAAGTTATTTCTATTGGAAATaaggtaattttataaaaatatacataaatcagtgtaattcatttttaatatatttataatttgatattatttaaaaagaaaatttttttgattatattaataaaatagattaaagaagaagtaaacaaattttatagaaatatagtaATAGATATTGATAgtgtatttcaatatttattactttttcaaaaaaagaaatatgcagCACTtgcaatgaaaaaattatcaaatggTCAAATAGAATTATCGCAAATACATAAAGGTATAGAAACAATACGGAAAGATTGGTGTCCAGTATCTGTAGAAGTTGGAAAGTATGTGTACATTTAAATCCTCATAatataactaatatttaaaacagTTATAATGTCAAATACTTTTTAGAGATATACtgaacaatattttttctaatcgaccacatgatatgaaaataaaagcaatttATGAAGTATTGCAAAATGTTTCAAAAACCATTAAAGAGGATCAGATACCTTTATCGTCGTTCATAATATCTAAAGAACTTTCtaaaaatcttaataattatcatgatAAGGGACACCCACATATACAGGTAGCCACAAGATTATACAAAAGATATGGTAAAATATGGAAAGCTGGAGATATTATATCTTATGTGATATGCCAGGtttattctttgtttattacttctaaattatatattcaattaattataagtttgtaattaatgttaattattatagagtGAAACGGATAAATCCATTACAAACAAATCATAccatataaatgaatttaaagaaaataagtctCTAaggattgatattaattattatttaaagaaacagATATTACCTATTGCATTAAGAATTTGTGAACCAATTGCAGAAGTAGATAAGATATTGTTAGCTAAAAGTTTAGGTACTCTAATGATATTTTAAGTACTATGTAAAATTCTGGAGTTTACTGTTAGAAAGAATACGGGTCCAGTAGAACGTTCGAATTTTTTGCTTTAAGTGACTTCATATGACACGTTCTTTCcttattggaaaaaaagatcaaatttattaatccgATACGTAACAAGGAGAGAAAagtgttaaatattatttattaatcgtaatacCCACCTATGTCGACTCGTAGGTAAATTCCTGAATTCtacatagtataatatatttttcaaatcatcaagataattaattttgatttctaTTACTAAATAGGTTTGGATAATGCAAATGAACATAAAGGAATAGCAtgtacattaaataataataaaaaggaaataatgatGACTACAGCCAGATTTAAGCATTGCAAAGCTTTAACATTCAAATGtatcaatgaaaattgtcgaagtgaaattacaattaaaagtGTTATGTCAGAATCTGtgagtaattttattttattttattttattttattttttttttttttttcttttttttttctttttttataaaaaatcataaaaaaaattatttttgcattacatatgattataaaatgattattttaaacttaatagatttatatgttttacatatatattatttattgcagTCTAATGGTTATCAACTTTTTTTGAACACTATatgttctaataataattgtagaaTTCCtttatggaaaaatataaacgttatatCTAATGAATTGGAACTTAATATAAGACAGgccataaatatgtattattccAATGAGTTGAAATGTAAAAACCCTCTATGTTCTAATGTAACCAAAAGGCTtccattatatttctatacaaTGTATCCCAAATGTGATAAATGTAATGAATCTTTTTTATGTAGGAAAGtgagtatatattaatttcgttatcgtaaaaaatactttataaatataaaagaaagaaaatataggaaCTTTGATCTGTTTGTTACAGTATACTGAAACGGACCTATATGATCAAATATGTTTCTATCATGAaatctttgatattaattgtttgcaaaataaatgtaagtatatataagtgtataactattttaagtatttcttttttcttttctttttttttttaaatttgttattaataccAAAGTCGATCTTATTATTCTAGTTTCGCTGGTTAACTATCCAGAGGAAATAATATCAGTATACAACACACTTAGGAATATTGTTAACAAGTATTTGAAATGTAGTTCATATTTAATTGTGAACTTTGATAAAGTTTTTcaaagtaaatttataaaatatacagtGCATGATTCAGattatgatatttctttaaatgatTATGCTCATATGGAGAATAAACAAttgtaaatgtattttattaatatatatatatatatatgtttgtttaaCTTgcgtattttttaatttataaaatatcttctcaaagcttaaatatttattaaaaatcaaattgaatcttataataatataacaaatgttattaatgattggtatataatataaaatatattacaatatatataggGTTTGTGTGCACGCGCGCATAATCCTAAATACAAATAGGCCTCTATGGCTCAGCTCGATGTTCGTGTACATTAACTATTTAActtgttttttataaaaagcatttaatattatcaatttcaaaagatcatctatgtttaaaataatacttaaaaattagtTTTAATAGACATATGAATCATGTAATACATGAATTGTACATATTGTTACGACATTGTgactattttaatataaattgctAAAAAACGATACAAGATATAACGTTAAAGAAGGTTCTATAAAGATggcatttaattttatttacaaatattgatACAACATACGAACTGACCacagataaaattttttccatGTGGTAGTGTACCTTATCATTAGGTTGTCGATTCAATACCTTGCATGAACATATTGCACAATgtattgtttgttttataatttcttatagactttcaatttttattacactTTTGTTGTTTATAAGAAGTGggatgaatatattttcttttttcactagaaaaaattaatatataatatataacaaatgcTACTTAAACCTCTGATGAAATTAACAATCATGCTTttctatatcaataaaattataacaaagtTTTCTGTACACTGCTTGCTACATAATGTTTgcttcaaacatttttttttctttttttttttttaaataactttgttttatattgtaagatttttttttacaattcatTTAACTTatcgtattctttttctatattgtcAGTTGTAATGATCATATAATTGTATacagtaataatttattaatgtgtacaattatattttataactttcaTAAATACATTCATTTGCAGCAGTGATTGcacataagtaaatataataaatttttctttatcccaattcgtacatatatagaatatacaaTAACTGACTCTTCTCAGTTGTAAATAGcaaaatatatacatcatgAGTCatactatctttttttataatataatttaattaaaagagtaAACTACAATACTCTGCAAGCAATTAatgaaatctaataaaattatttatatctaattatttggTTATTACCAAAATGTGatctcttaattatttttattttcatgtaaCATTATATCTGGATATTTTGGAAAGTCAACAGCATCAACaggattttttactttaaaactAGGAAATAGTCCTGTCATACTAGTTCTGGTGTTATACCCTTTGGAATAACCATCCCAATGGTTTCCATAAACTTCAATTAAATCACCGGTCTTCAATTCCAATTCGCCATTCTTTCTTGGTTTATGATCCAAAATAGCTACATGAGGATGTGAATTTTGTCCACCGTAATAGTAAATATCATCCAATGATGCAAACTTATTGTATGCATCTGGGTAATAAGTTTGCATTAATTCATATGCAACTCTACATACTTGTGAACTAAATGTACACACTAGATAATCACATAAGGATAAAAGatgtatatctataattattcCTTGTAAAGATGAATCTGAATAACGTTTTGATACTGATGCTGTTTCAGCTATTTCTGGATCaccaataattttataattaggaTAGCGATTTCTTGCTGTTGTAATTACTTTTGGGTCATCACTAGCCAAAAATACTCGTTTTACATCTGGCTTTGTCTCGAGTTCATCAAAATATTGATCTACCTTAGTCATATATTCATCTATATCATGATATGCTGCTTCAGTACCGACTTTATCGGTTCTACGAACATGAACGCCAACAATAGGTTTTTTGAAACCTAATTTTTCCTTAGCATTATCTAATACTTTTTGCATACTATCCTGAGGCCGCATCAAGTATTTTAACACCTGTCCAACCCACCAAACTAATGGATGGCCATGAAGCTTCTTCAACCTTTCTGCTATATCTGCTGGTACACTGGGAGGTTGAAATTTTGGTTTAGGATAAACATTATCCACGATTGGCAAGGAAATAACTTGCTTAGAAGGATCACCAGGCCAATTAGCATGAGATACACCATTTGTAGATAAACATGTGTCACTAAGAGGTTTAAAAACTGATTCCCAACCTTCTTTACGATATCTCCAGCCTTTTGATTTGATTACAAGCGTTCGTTCCGTTCCATAAGCGACCAAAAAGCAATAAGTGATATGATGTATCTGTAATTAAATCGtttatcacatatatattcaaatactatggttttactttgttttttatcacAACTTACTTGGCAACCAAAACCACAGCCTTTATTTAAACTGCATATTAACTTCTTTGCTTTATTACAATCAGTAGGATTTTGTAGATACctccataaaaaaaatatatattaaatgcatTATAGTTTCagtagaaatatttgaaatagtaTTCTACCTTACCTAAATCGACTTTGAACAAGATCCGATAATTCTTTTGCCTCTTTTTTCCGCCAGTCATTATAACCATCAGCTTTTGTTAATCTATCTAAATCCATAATAAGAGACTTCTTATGTTCCCAAATGTTACTTACGGCATCTtgaacttctttttctttttgttcaagAGTAAATTCATCTATGTGCTTTTTGAATTTTGTTAATTCAGCACTCATGTAATACCTATAAAGCAGTAAAGtaaaaaacattattacaacaatgttaatcaattaaattaaattttttttctcttaaaaataaagtatataccACATTTCCTGtacattatttcttattctacGACGTAATTCTTCATATTCTAATGAAGGTATATTATGTTTAGATCCAACATGCTGATCTAATAGATCATAATAAATTGAAGCTCTATCGGCTCTTTCTTGAACAGAGCCCAAATGATCCCCTTGTATAGATTTTACTCCATCcctaaaaattatattgatttacataatataaaactgttataatataatgtatatatgtatatatatttaatacataccttaatataatattttttagaccGTCATTTTGCTTCTTAAGAATCTCAAAATCATTAATCATTTGTGCTAAACGTTGagcattttctttattcgtagGATTTCCATCTTGTGACGATATGGAATTTGTTTTGAAGACATGTAGAactgatataattaatattaaaagccATGTAGCTAGCAAAGCTATTCCTAATTTCCCTAGCCACCCAGGTCTCCCTGACCAAAATGTTGCCATTCTAAATGATTGGAATGAAAATCTTCCATTTATTGCAT is a genomic window containing:
- the LOC124946669 gene encoding DNA polymerase alpha catalytic subunit-like isoform X2, producing MCIIVGHTAKNLTTDDDKHIQASTNPCISQTKKRKIYKNKRCLKEIKYKRKYTTLQDVIKKVTIKTTSKPISEIIPNANNSVIIIDSSTDNIDVEDPVPRTSVEENAKKEITSVIPAINLYVKNTTLLHSKHNTDKKEISSITQTINLHGEDITVLHSKYNTDKKEIAPKTPTINNSEEKEINSVTETINLHSEDITVLHSKCNTDKKEKIPTIYNSEEKEISSVNQTINLDVKDIDVLHSCYKTDLCTSFEQISDNIIDVLSEDFSQYFKDPFDISFKESSKKIEKRLSNTKSIKDLKNKCQPILKNSKMLRKDFVSSSQLNVNKLEVQIDEIKVTSNDIDISLVITKNSNGEAVSRFYWWDAYEDIYKQQGIVYLFGKVYIDSIKTCYSCCLSIKNLPRRIYLLPTKYFRDSFDDNPRSTTMEDVYNEFNELANKLGIKEFQSRRVWKKYVFKEDVQDYTEYLEILYPAIYPAIDSNYTGLAIDKILETTISPLQLLLLERNIKGPCWLEIKYPIKDPSDIIWCKVKLICTNMKNISVSVDSPKLPLPTMLVATLNICTCPDRETKQNQIFMVVILLQNEYQIVKDVPNPPFKQSFCLITNPNDALCPSEADQLLSNISNTHVIRCENESILLEQLLQIIEKTDPDLYVCYDCSYQFESLLHRMFILNIENWSKLGKIKHSTYPVTRQKTFIDRAISGRPICDIKIVAKELKVKSGSFDLQSLCTTVLNKKSNKSKEIKPEDYFLYYTTEKGLEDLIKFTFADASDILSITLQLNMIPFAIELTCISGNILSKILAGGQMERNEFLLLHAFQANDYILPDSSKINKNIESEISGKKISTHEGGLVLTPIKGFYTKLILLMDYISLYPSIIIEYNLCFSTIPGAAYTDYKDLKIPESNSELGVIPKEIRRLIEYRKQIKKLITLSDISPIQKMQYNAKQIALKLMANSIYGCLGSPHSRFYAKGLAALITSKGREILLNTKHLIENMKYEIIYGDTDSIMIKTNLLEYNEVISIGNKIKEEVNKFYRNIVIDIDSVFQYLLLFQKKKYAALAMKKLSNGQIELSQIHKGIETIRKDWCPVSVEVGKDILNNIFSNRPHDMKIKAIYEVLQNVSKTIKEDQIPLSSFIISKELSKNLNNYHDKGHPHIQVATRLYKRYGKIWKAGDIISYVICQSETDKSITNKSYHINEFKENKSLRIDINYYLKKQILPIALRICEPIAEVDKILLAKSLGLDNANEHKGIACTLNNNKKEIMMTTARFKHCKALTFKCINENCRSEITIKSVMSESSNGYQLFLNTICSNNNCRIPLWKNINVISNELELNIRQAINMYYSNELKCKNPLCSNVTKRLPLYFYTMYPKCDKCNESFLCRKYTETDLYDQICFYHEIFDINCLQNKFSLVNYPEEIISVYNTLRNIVNKYLKCSSYLIVNFDKVFQSKFIKYTVHDSDYDISLNDYAHMENKQL
- the LOC124946669 gene encoding DNA polymerase alpha catalytic subunit-like isoform X6; translation: MCIIVGHTAKNLTTDDDKHIQASTNPCISQTKKRKIYKNKRCLKEIKYKHSSTDNIDVEDPVPRTSVEENAKKEITSVIPAINLYVKNTTLLHSKHNTDKKEISSITQTINLHGEDITVLHSKYNTDKKEIAPKTPTINNSEEKEINSVTETINLHSEDITVLHSKCNTDKKEKIPTIYNSEEKEISSVNQTINLDVKDIDVLHSCYKTDLCTSFEQISDNIIDVLSEDFSQYFKDPFDISFKESSKKIEKRLSNTKSIKDLKNKCQPILKNSKMLRKDFVSSSQLNVNKLEVQIDEIKVTSNDIDISLVITKNSNGEAVSRFYWWDAYEDIYKQQGIVYLFGKVYIDSIKTCYSCCLSIKNLPRRIYLLPTKYFRDSFDDNPRSTTMEDVYNEFNELANKLGIKEFQSRRVWKKYVFKEDVQDYTEYLEILYPAIYPAIDSNYTGLAIDKILETTISPLQLLLLERNIKGPCWLEIKYPIKDPSDIIWCKVKLICTNMKNISVSVDSPKLPLPTMLVATLNICTCPDRETKQNQIFMVVILLQNEYQIVKDVPNPPFKQSFCLITNPNDALCPSEADQLLSNISNTHVIRCENESILLEQLLQIIEKTDPDLYVCYDCSYQFESLLHRMFILNIENWSKLGKIKHSTYPVTRQKTFIDRAISGRPICDIKIVAKELKVKSGSFDLQSLCTTVLNKKSNKSKEIKPEDYFLYYTTEKGLEDLIKFTFADASDILSITLQLNMIPFAIELTCISGNILSKILAGGQMERNEFLLLHAFQANDYILPDSSKINKNIESEISGKKISTHEGGLVLTPIKGFYTKLILLMDYISLYPSIIIEYNLCFSTIPGAAYTDYKDLKIPESNSELGVIPKEIRRLIEYRKQIKKLITLSDISPIQKMQYNAKQIALKLMANSIYGCLGSPHSRFYAKGLAALITSKGREILLNTKHLIENMKYEIIYGDTDSIMIKTNLLEYNEVISIGNKIKEEVNKFYRNIVIDIDSVFQYLLLFQKKKYAALAMKKLSNGQIELSQIHKGIETIRKDWCPVSVEVGKDILNNIFSNRPHDMKIKAIYEVLQNVSKTIKEDQIPLSSFIISKELSKNLNNYHDKGHPHIQVATRLYKRYGKIWKAGDIISYVICQSETDKSITNKSYHINEFKENKSLRIDINYYLKKQILPIALRICEPIAEVDKILLAKSLGLDNANEHKGIACTLNNNKKEIMMTTARFKHCKALTFKCINENCRSEITIKSVMSESSNGYQLFLNTICSNNNCRIPLWKNINVISNELELNIRQAINMYYSNELKCKNPLCSNVTKRLPLYFYTMYPKCDKCNESFLCRKYTETDLYDQICFYHEIFDINCLQNKFSLVNYPEEIISVYNTLRNIVNKYLKCSSYLIVNFDKVFQSKFIKYTVHDSDYDISLNDYAHMENKQL